The following are encoded in a window of Candidatus Bathyarchaeota archaeon genomic DNA:
- a CDS encoding ABC transporter permease translates to MNLTFFKTDIELFRAEIRKVWGFPILELAVGLIALISISSVQTVQQIVIQPDFQATFVSDIAESLSSVLNQQILFLGLLCGILISLSFARDYEQGLIQTLLSSPVSRFSIFIVKFFAVVLPLALLAWGINSLVIFLNYYSDATATLTILGLMGEALPFMLLMFMFCGGLATLVALTIRKTIPSALAIMAITFFAWFITQLKAEAIGSLAEYLVLTPFKAPLISLGRILGTQYLPMTLEATLPAWNFIVLAIVYALMFLIPMYLYFTRRFEVRE, encoded by the coding sequence ATGAACCTGACATTTTTTAAAACAGACATAGAATTGTTTAGAGCTGAAATCCGAAAGGTTTGGGGTTTTCCAATTCTTGAATTAGCTGTAGGTTTAATCGCTTTAATATCTATCAGTAGCGTCCAAACAGTTCAACAGATAGTTATACAACCTGATTTCCAAGCGACGTTTGTTTCCGATATAGCAGAATCCCTTTCATCGGTTTTGAATCAACAAATATTATTTTTGGGCTTGCTATGCGGTATTTTAATTTCGTTATCCTTTGCAAGAGATTATGAACAGGGACTAATACAGACTTTGTTGTCTTCGCCTGTATCACGTTTTTCAATATTTATAGTCAAGTTTTTTGCGGTAGTGCTCCCTTTGGCACTTTTGGCTTGGGGAATTAACAGTTTAGTTATATTTTTGAACTATTACTCTGATGCTACCGCAACACTTACCATACTTGGGCTCATGGGTGAGGCTCTGCCGTTTATGCTTCTTATGTTCATGTTTTGCGGTGGATTGGCAACATTAGTTGCGTTGACGATAAGAAAAACGATTCCTTCCGCACTCGCCATTATGGCAATTACTTTTTTTGCTTGGTTCATAACCCAACTAAAGGCTGAAGCGATTGGGAGCCTAGCAGAGTACCTCGTTCTTACGCCATTCAAAGCGCCGTTGATATCGTTAGGTCGGATACTTGGTACACAATATCTACCAATGACGCTTGAGGCTACTTTGCCTGCGTGGAATTTTATTGTTTTAGCCATTGTTTACGCACTAATGTTTCTGATACCAATGTACTTGTATTTTACTAGGAGGTTTGAAGTACGCGAATAA
- a CDS encoding ABC transporter ATP-binding protein, with translation MTKRFNNTEALSGLNFKVYKGINGLIGPNGAGKTTAIKLSLGLIKANAGKAEMFGLDCWKQSLKIRQRIGILYEKVAFYDHLTGLEHLKLMAKLKGLADPLGESKQVLKLVELDNEAQHRRIRGYSAGMRQRIGLAHALLGKPDLVILDEPTSNLDPLGRVQVIEIINTLKKEGFSFLISSHILPELERVCEHVVLMHKGKAIRQGTLKQLLSEVTSQVFVVKVQPVAPLVELLKGEDCIKEVSLDGGNVFVVVKDATEFKLRLPALVAQTNASLEEVKATGNDLESLFRVAVKGG, from the coding sequence TAACTTTAAAGTATACAAAGGAATCAATGGCTTAATAGGACCAAACGGCGCAGGCAAAACAACCGCTATCAAGCTAAGCCTCGGTTTAATCAAGGCTAACGCAGGTAAAGCAGAGATGTTTGGGCTTGACTGCTGGAAACAATCGCTAAAAATTAGACAGCGAATAGGTATCTTGTATGAGAAAGTAGCATTCTACGATCACCTCACTGGGCTTGAGCATCTCAAGTTAATGGCTAAACTAAAAGGACTCGCAGACCCTCTTGGCGAAAGCAAGCAAGTTCTAAAGCTTGTTGAACTAGACAACGAAGCCCAGCATAGACGCATCAGAGGCTATTCAGCAGGTATGCGGCAGAGAATTGGACTTGCTCACGCACTTTTAGGTAAACCTGACCTTGTTATTCTTGACGAGCCTACCTCAAATCTTGATCCGTTAGGACGGGTACAGGTAATTGAGATAATAAATACGCTTAAAAAAGAAGGCTTTTCTTTTCTAATTTCAAGTCATATCTTGCCTGAACTAGAAAGAGTTTGCGAACATGTTGTTCTTATGCATAAAGGAAAGGCGATACGGCAGGGAACGCTAAAGCAGTTGCTTAGTGAAGTTACGTCTCAAGTCTTTGTGGTTAAAGTTCAGCCTGTAGCCCCTCTTGTTGAGTTACTAAAGGGTGAAGATTGTATCAAAGAGGTGTCGTTAGATGGTGGTAATGTGTTTGTAGTTGTAAAGGATGCTACAGAATTTAAGTTGCGTTTGCCTGCGCTTGTAGCTCAAACTAACGCATCTCTTGAGGAGGTTAAGGCTACAGGAAATGATTTAGAGTCCTTGTTTAGGGTGGCTGTTAAAGGAGGCTAA